From a region of the Paraburkholderia hospita genome:
- a CDS encoding aldehyde dehydrogenase family protein yields the protein MKTFEHFYIDGKWIKPCGTGMIDVIDSGTEEVMGRIPEGVEADAEAAIAAARAAFDGWAATSPRERGAYLQKIADNLKARTDELAGYICGEVGMPIKLARAIQVGGPVYNWNAYAKLAGEFQFEEQVGNSLVVREPVGVVAAITPWNYPLNQVTLKVAAALAAGCTIVLKPSEVAPLNAFVLAEAIHEAGLPAGVFNLVSGYGPVVGEVLASHPSVDMVSFTGSTRAGKRVSELASASVKRVALELGGKSASVILDDADFAAAIKGTVGACFLNSGQTCSAHTRMIVPESRYDEARELAKKAAEAFVAGDPRVETTRLGPLASAAQQSRVQHYIARGIEEGAELVTGGAGMPDGISKGFFVKPTVFGRVHPKATIAQEEIFGPVLTILTYKDEEEAVRIANDSVYGLGGAVWAGSDERAMGVARRIRTGQVDINGGAWNMAAPFGGYKQSGHGRENGAYGLEEYLEYKSMQLKVNKPA from the coding sequence ATGAAGACCTTCGAGCACTTCTACATCGACGGCAAATGGATCAAGCCGTGCGGCACAGGCATGATCGACGTGATCGACTCGGGCACGGAAGAAGTGATGGGCCGCATTCCCGAGGGCGTCGAAGCCGATGCCGAGGCGGCCATTGCCGCTGCCCGCGCTGCTTTCGACGGTTGGGCCGCGACCTCGCCCAGGGAGCGCGGCGCCTACCTGCAAAAAATTGCAGACAATCTCAAGGCGCGCACCGATGAACTCGCGGGCTACATCTGCGGCGAAGTCGGCATGCCGATCAAGCTCGCACGCGCGATTCAGGTCGGCGGCCCCGTCTACAACTGGAATGCCTATGCGAAGCTCGCGGGTGAATTCCAGTTCGAAGAGCAGGTCGGCAATTCGCTCGTCGTGCGGGAGCCCGTCGGCGTTGTCGCCGCGATTACGCCGTGGAACTATCCGCTGAACCAGGTCACGCTGAAGGTGGCAGCCGCACTTGCGGCTGGCTGCACTATCGTGCTCAAGCCGTCGGAAGTGGCGCCGTTGAATGCCTTCGTGCTCGCGGAAGCGATTCATGAAGCGGGGCTGCCCGCCGGTGTGTTCAATCTGGTCAGCGGCTATGGCCCCGTGGTCGGTGAAGTGCTCGCCAGTCACCCATCCGTCGACATGGTGTCGTTCACTGGTTCGACCCGCGCGGGCAAGCGCGTATCGGAACTGGCGTCCGCGTCGGTGAAGCGTGTCGCACTGGAACTCGGCGGCAAATCGGCGTCGGTCATTCTCGACGACGCGGATTTCGCTGCGGCGATCAAGGGCACGGTGGGCGCATGCTTTCTGAATTCGGGGCAGACGTGCTCGGCGCACACGCGCATGATCGTGCCCGAATCGCGCTATGACGAAGCGCGCGAACTGGCGAAGAAGGCAGCCGAAGCATTTGTCGCAGGCGATCCTCGCGTCGAGACGACGCGTCTGGGTCCGCTGGCTTCCGCTGCGCAGCAGTCTCGCGTGCAGCACTATATTGCGCGTGGCATCGAAGAAGGCGCGGAACTCGTCACGGGCGGCGCCGGCATGCCGGATGGCATCTCGAAGGGCTTTTTCGTGAAACCGACTGTGTTCGGCCGCGTGCATCCGAAGGCGACGATTGCGCAGGAAGAAATTTTCGGTCCGGTGCTGACCATCCTCACCTACAAGGACGAAGAAGAAGCCGTGCGCATCGCTAATGACTCAGTGTACGGACTCGGCGGCGCCGTATGGGCGGGGAGCGACGAGCGCGCGATGGGCGTCGCGCGACGTATCCGCACCGGGCAGGTCGATATCAACGGCGGCGCATGGAACATGGCTGCACCGTTCGGCGGCTACAAGCAGTCGGGACACGGCCGCGAGAACGGCGCATACGGGCTCGAAGAATACCTCGAGTACAAGTCGATGCAATTGAAGGTGAACAAGCCTGCATAG